Proteins co-encoded in one Natronorubrum daqingense genomic window:
- a CDS encoding CaiB/BaiF CoA transferase family protein: MTDTTDGPLSGLRVIDCSGMISGGFATTQLADFGADVIMVEHPKHGDPIRAWPPFEEDVSLWWKSIGRNKRCVTLDLSSDRGAALLLELIEGADIFFENFRPGTLERWGVGPKQLRSVNEELIVVRLSGYGQTGPRSEKPGFGTIAEGLSGWAHANGFPDREPLLPPISLADLSAAQFAIQAAMFAIFERDVSGSGVGQTIDVSLYEPLFRLFLGDVEAYDRKGTVRERSGNRHPNTAPRNVYETADGYLTLSASSQRIFENVMDAIDRQDLIDDSRFETNEKRVDNAAELDAVIEEWTRQRSTEAAITKMETADAIVGPVYTMSDIFEDEQYDARDDIVPVEDDQVGEVRTAGPVPKFSRTPGEVTHMGPKHGEHNEEVYLEDLDLPSEEYDTLVEEGII, translated from the coding sequence ATGACTGACACGACGGACGGCCCGCTTTCGGGCCTGCGTGTGATCGACTGTTCGGGAATGATCAGTGGTGGATTCGCAACGACACAGCTCGCTGACTTCGGTGCGGACGTCATCATGGTCGAACATCCAAAACACGGTGATCCAATTCGTGCTTGGCCACCGTTCGAGGAGGACGTTTCGCTCTGGTGGAAATCGATCGGCAGAAACAAGCGCTGCGTCACGCTGGATTTGAGCAGCGATCGCGGTGCCGCGTTGTTGCTGGAGTTGATCGAAGGGGCCGACATCTTCTTCGAGAACTTCAGACCGGGAACGCTCGAACGCTGGGGGGTCGGTCCCAAACAGCTTCGCTCGGTAAACGAGGAACTCATCGTCGTTCGACTCTCGGGGTACGGACAGACGGGTCCCCGGTCGGAAAAGCCAGGGTTCGGAACCATCGCCGAAGGTCTCTCCGGGTGGGCCCACGCCAACGGGTTTCCGGATCGGGAACCGCTTCTTCCACCAATCAGTCTTGCCGACCTATCCGCCGCGCAATTCGCTATCCAGGCCGCAATGTTTGCGATCTTCGAACGCGACGTGAGCGGATCGGGTGTCGGGCAGACGATCGACGTGAGTCTCTACGAACCGCTGTTCCGGCTCTTTCTCGGCGACGTCGAGGCGTACGATCGGAAAGGCACGGTCAGAGAACGTAGCGGGAATCGCCACCCGAACACCGCACCCCGAAACGTCTACGAAACGGCTGACGGCTACCTGACGCTGTCGGCGTCCTCGCAGCGAATCTTCGAGAACGTTATGGACGCGATTGATCGGCAGGACCTGATCGACGATTCCCGATTCGAGACGAACGAGAAGCGCGTCGACAACGCCGCCGAACTCGACGCGGTCATCGAAGAGTGGACACGCCAGCGATCCACTGAGGCTGCGATCACGAAGATGGAGACTGCAGACGCCATCGTCGGGCCGGTGTACACGATGTCGGATATTTTTGAAGACGAACAGTACGATGCTCGAGACGACATCGTTCCCGTCGAGGACGACCAAGTGGGCGAGGTACGCACCGCCGGTCCCGTCCCGAAGTTTTCTAGAACGCCGGGCGAGGTCACGCACATGGGGCCGAAACACGGCGAGCACAACGAAGAGGTGTATCTCGAGGACCTGGACCTTCCGAGCGAGGAGTACGACACGCTCGTCGAGGAGGGAATCATCTGA
- a CDS encoding LeuA family protein, which produces MDLLDVTLREGDQMPGRSYDADQKIDAGLVLDDLGLSYLQVGFPATGEKDREVIRTLAPKTNADIVGIARAVERDVELALEADADVVEVFGPLSDLQLEHAIGVSRSEMFDRFERVLDLLNDHGVTAHVTLVDAFRTQPKHVIDAATRLDADMVTLADTVGVATPSSTTEYLDSVNEHIDPSRLGVHLHDDLGVATANACVAYEAGVGKADVSVASLGERAGNPALEELVAIGDLEYDEPFEVDAERLLPVCRSVLSTLEEDVHDRKALLGTEVMEHESGIHTAVMLEEPAVFEPFNPARFGGDRRLLFGAGTGAGGAKGILQRAGIEPTDERVGTLLAEFETRGPLETHEAVSLAKGTFDA; this is translated from the coding sequence ATGGACCTTCTCGATGTCACCCTCCGCGAGGGCGATCAGATGCCCGGGCGGTCGTACGACGCCGACCAGAAGATCGACGCCGGACTCGTCTTGGATGACCTCGGACTCTCGTACCTACAGGTCGGATTTCCGGCGACCGGTGAAAAGGATCGGGAGGTGATCCGGACGCTAGCCCCCAAGACGAACGCCGACATTGTTGGCATCGCCCGGGCCGTCGAGCGGGACGTCGAACTGGCACTTGAGGCTGACGCAGATGTCGTCGAGGTCTTCGGGCCGCTCTCTGACCTCCAACTCGAACACGCGATCGGTGTGTCCCGCTCCGAAATGTTCGATAGATTCGAACGGGTACTCGACCTGCTCAACGATCATGGCGTCACGGCACACGTCACGCTCGTCGACGCGTTTCGGACGCAGCCAAAGCACGTCATTGATGCCGCGACGCGCCTCGATGCGGACATGGTGACGCTCGCCGACACCGTTGGCGTTGCCACCCCGTCCTCGACCACGGAGTACCTCGATTCGGTGAACGAACACATTGATCCTTCCCGACTCGGCGTCCACCTCCATGACGATCTCGGCGTGGCGACCGCAAACGCCTGTGTCGCCTACGAGGCGGGCGTCGGAAAAGCAGACGTGAGCGTCGCTTCGCTCGGCGAACGAGCCGGGAACCCAGCGCTCGAGGAACTCGTCGCGATCGGCGACCTCGAATACGACGAACCGTTCGAAGTCGACGCTGAACGTCTCCTTCCGGTCTGTCGATCCGTTCTCTCGACGCTCGAGGAAGACGTCCACGATCGAAAGGCATTGCTCGGTACCGAAGTGATGGAACACGAATCGGGCATTCACACCGCCGTCATGCTCGAAGAGCCCGCAGTGTTCGAACCGTTCAATCCCGCTCGCTTCGGTGGCGACCGTCGGCTCCTGTTCGGGGCAGGTACCGGTGCAGGGGGTGCGAAGGGGATCCTTCAACGTGCCGGGATCGAGCCAACTGATGAACGTGTCGGCACCCTTCTCGCGGAGTTCGAAACTCGCGGCCCGCTCGAGACCCATGAGGCCGTGTCACTCGCGAAGGGGACGTTCGACGCCTAG
- a CDS encoding LeuD/DmdB family oxidoreductase small subunit, with product MGRAHVFGDDIDTDQIIPAQHTTLSEPAHLAAHAMAGIDTSFSDRFDADDVVVAGTNFGCGSSREHAAISLQAVGAEAVVAESFARIFYRNAINIGLPVLHVSNVTDRVTEGDTLAIDVEDGVVTNKSREEILVAESLPLFVRHILDSGGLIEYGRAEQ from the coding sequence ATGGGGCGTGCGCACGTCTTCGGTGACGACATCGACACCGATCAGATCATTCCGGCACAGCACACGACCTTGAGCGAGCCAGCTCACCTCGCAGCGCATGCGATGGCCGGGATCGACACATCGTTCAGCGACCGCTTCGACGCCGATGACGTCGTCGTCGCGGGGACAAACTTCGGCTGCGGCTCGAGCCGCGAGCACGCGGCGATCTCCTTGCAGGCAGTCGGCGCTGAAGCAGTCGTCGCCGAGTCGTTCGCCCGTATCTTCTATCGGAACGCGATCAACATCGGGCTGCCCGTCCTCCACGTATCGAACGTGACCGACCGCGTCACCGAAGGCGATACCCTCGCGATAGACGTCGAAGACGGCGTTGTGACAAACAAGTCTAGAGAAGAGATACTCGTTGCCGAGTCACTTCCTCTGTTCGTTCGGCACATTCTCGACTCGGGCGGCCTGATCGAGTACGGACGAGCGGAACAGTAG